A genomic region of Pseudomonas sp. KU43P contains the following coding sequences:
- a CDS encoding YheV family putative zinc ribbon protein, which produces MSEVVVNKTKKRFIAGAVCPACSEPDKLMMWNEDGVPHRECVACGFTDTLNEQGLSVPKELGTRVNHLEPKAAPAKVQTVQFFPNPKLKKPAD; this is translated from the coding sequence ATGAGCGAGGTAGTTGTGAACAAGACCAAGAAGCGCTTCATTGCCGGGGCGGTTTGCCCGGCGTGCAGCGAGCCGGACAAGCTGATGATGTGGAACGAGGACGGTGTGCCACACCGCGAATGCGTGGCTTGCGGCTTCACCGATACCCTTAACGAACAGGGCCTGTCGGTTCCCAAGGAGCTGGGTACCCGGGTCAACCATCTGGAGCCCAAGGCCGCCCCCGCCAAGGTGCAAACGGTGCAGTTCTTCCCTAATCCGAAGCTGAAGAAGCCGGCTGACTGA
- a CDS encoding PA0069 family radical SAM protein: MISPAPQKGRGTAHNPHNRFAPSHSVAEDDGWYQEVPFTQGTEVRIETAKTIIARNTSPDLPFDRSINPYRGCEHGCIYCYARPSHAYWDLSPELDFETKLIAKTNAADVLAQQLSKPGYVCAPINLGSNTDPYQPIEREQQLTRRLLEVLLRFRHPVTIVTKGSLVLRDLDLLAEMARQRLARVMISLTTLDDDLKRVLEPRAASPKARLRAIRVLREAGIPVGVLCSPMIPMINDSELERLLEAAKEAGAQSAAYMMLRLPLEVAPLFEQWLHDHYPQRAAHVLSLIRQSRGGELYDSRFGTRMRGEGVFAELLAQRFAKAMRRLEFEGREAQALDCSAFCPPGGQMALF; encoded by the coding sequence ATGATTTCTCCAGCACCGCAAAAGGGCCGTGGCACGGCGCACAATCCGCACAATCGCTTTGCCCCGAGCCATTCGGTGGCGGAGGATGACGGCTGGTACCAGGAAGTGCCTTTCACTCAGGGCACCGAGGTCAGGATCGAAACGGCCAAGACCATCATCGCCCGTAATACTTCGCCTGACTTGCCCTTCGACCGTTCGATCAACCCCTACCGGGGCTGCGAGCATGGGTGCATCTACTGCTACGCCCGCCCCTCCCATGCCTATTGGGACCTTTCACCGGAGCTGGACTTCGAAACCAAGCTGATCGCCAAGACCAATGCCGCCGATGTGCTCGCACAGCAGCTGAGCAAGCCGGGTTACGTCTGCGCGCCGATCAATCTGGGTTCCAACACCGACCCCTATCAGCCGATCGAGCGCGAACAGCAATTAACCCGGCGCTTGCTCGAAGTGCTGCTGCGTTTCCGTCATCCGGTGACCATCGTCACCAAGGGCTCGCTGGTGCTGCGCGACCTTGACCTGCTGGCCGAGATGGCCAGACAACGGCTGGCGAGGGTGATGATCAGCCTGACCACCCTGGACGACGACCTCAAGCGAGTGCTCGAACCGCGTGCGGCATCACCCAAGGCGAGGTTGCGGGCGATCCGGGTGTTGCGCGAAGCGGGTATACCGGTTGGGGTGCTGTGCTCACCGATGATTCCGATGATCAACGACAGTGAGCTGGAACGGCTGCTCGAAGCCGCCAAGGAGGCTGGCGCGCAAAGCGCGGCCTACATGATGCTGCGCCTGCCACTGGAAGTGGCGCCGTTGTTCGAGCAGTGGCTGCACGACCATTACCCGCAGCGAGCGGCACATGTGCTCAGTCTGATTCGGCAAAGCCGGGGTGGCGAGCTGTATGACAGCCGATTCGGCACGCGGATGCGCGGAGAAGGTGTGTTCGCCGAACTGCTGGCGCAACGCTTCGCCAAGGCGATGCGTCGGCTGGAGTTCGAAGGGCGAGAGGCCCAGGCGCTGGATTGCTCGGCATTCTGCCCACCGGGCGGGCAGATGGCACTGTTTTGA
- a CDS encoding carbonic anhydrase, with protein sequence MPVKDPSKVIPQAPAESADAALKHIVDGFLRFHHDVFPEQQELFKKLATAQTPRAMFITCADSRIVPELITQSSPGDLFVTRNVGNVVPPYGQMNGGVSSAIEYAVSALKVHHIIICGHSDCGAMRAVLNPQSLAKMPTVSAWLRHAEVARTVVENNCSCGSEHETMQVLTKENVIAQLHHLRTHPSVASRLAAGELYIHGWVYDIETSKIEAYDALSDSFLPLAAGEPVPCATPRGRY encoded by the coding sequence ATGCCCGTCAAGGACCCATCCAAGGTCATTCCGCAGGCCCCGGCGGAAAGCGCCGATGCCGCCCTGAAGCACATCGTCGACGGCTTCCTGCGTTTTCACCATGACGTCTTTCCCGAGCAACAAGAGCTGTTCAAGAAGCTCGCCACCGCGCAAACCCCGCGCGCCATGTTCATTACCTGTGCCGACTCGCGCATCGTCCCCGAGCTGATTACCCAGAGCTCACCGGGCGACCTGTTCGTGACCCGTAACGTCGGTAATGTGGTACCGCCCTATGGGCAGATGAACGGCGGCGTTTCTAGCGCCATCGAGTACGCTGTCTCGGCACTGAAGGTTCACCACATCATCATCTGCGGCCACTCCGACTGTGGTGCCATGCGCGCGGTGCTCAACCCGCAATCGCTGGCCAAGATGCCGACCGTTTCCGCCTGGCTGCGTCATGCCGAAGTGGCGCGTACCGTGGTCGAGAACAATTGCTCCTGCGGCAGCGAGCACGAAACCATGCAGGTGCTGACCAAGGAAAATGTCATCGCCCAGCTCCACCACCTGCGCACCCACCCTTCGGTGGCTTCGCGCCTTGCGGCTGGCGAGCTGTACATCCATGGCTGGGTCTACGACATCGAGACCAGCAAGATCGAAGCCTACGACGCCCTCAGCGACAGCTTCCTGCCACTGGCTGCTGGCGAGCCGGTCCCCTGCGCTACTCCGAGAGGCCGCTACTAA
- a CDS encoding SulP family inorganic anion transporter: MTQLKAALPRELLASVVVFLVALPLCMGIAIASGMPPAKGLITGIIGGIVVGFLAGSPLQVSGPAAGLAVLVFELVRQHGMAMLGPILLLAGLLQLLAGRLQLGCWFRVTAPAVVYGMLAGIGVLIVLSQVHVMFDTAPQPSGMQNLLEFPATVAAALPLESPGSGWQAGALGLGTIAIMWGWERWRPQRLRFVPGALLGVAAMTVISLWLALPVNRVQVPADLSQAIDWVRPDDLMKLADPTLLVAAFALAFIASAETLLSAAAVDRMHSGQRSDFDRELSAQGIGNMLCGVLGALPMTGVIVRSSANVQAGAQTRASAILHGLWLLAFVVVLSSVLQQIPVASLAGVLVFTGIKLVDFKAFRGLGRYGRMPMFTYAATALAIIFTDLLTGVLLGFALTLLKLALQAARLKINLISLDKPRHMELRLSGAATFLKVPALTQVLDKVPAGTQLHVPLTNLHYIDHSVLEMLEDWGRAQRSVGSRLLIEQRGFKRRIEGRVRTAAEC; this comes from the coding sequence ATGACACAGTTGAAAGCGGCACTGCCGCGTGAGTTGCTGGCTTCGGTAGTGGTGTTTCTGGTCGCCCTGCCGTTGTGCATGGGCATTGCCATCGCCTCGGGCATGCCTCCGGCCAAGGGCCTGATAACGGGGATCATCGGCGGTATCGTGGTGGGCTTTCTGGCTGGCTCGCCGCTGCAGGTCAGTGGCCCCGCCGCAGGCCTGGCGGTGCTGGTATTCGAGCTGGTGCGCCAGCATGGCATGGCTATGCTCGGGCCGATCCTGCTCCTCGCGGGGCTCTTGCAGTTGCTGGCCGGGCGATTGCAGTTGGGCTGCTGGTTTCGCGTTACGGCGCCTGCAGTGGTGTACGGCATGTTGGCCGGCATTGGCGTATTGATCGTGCTGTCCCAGGTGCATGTGATGTTCGATACCGCGCCACAACCGTCCGGCATGCAGAACCTGCTGGAGTTTCCGGCGACAGTCGCCGCTGCTCTGCCGCTGGAGAGTCCAGGTTCCGGCTGGCAGGCCGGTGCCCTCGGGCTCGGTACCATCGCCATCATGTGGGGCTGGGAGCGCTGGCGGCCGCAGCGGCTGCGCTTCGTTCCAGGTGCCTTGCTTGGGGTGGCGGCAATGACGGTGATCAGCCTCTGGCTGGCGTTGCCGGTGAACCGTGTGCAGGTGCCGGCGGACCTTTCCCAGGCCATCGACTGGGTTCGCCCAGATGACCTGATGAAGCTGGCCGACCCTACGCTGCTGGTTGCCGCCTTCGCCCTGGCCTTCATCGCCAGCGCCGAGACATTGCTTTCCGCTGCGGCAGTCGACCGCATGCACAGCGGCCAGCGCTCGGACTTCGACCGCGAGCTTTCGGCCCAGGGTATCGGCAACATGCTCTGCGGTGTGCTGGGAGCGTTGCCGATGACCGGTGTGATCGTACGCAGTTCGGCCAATGTCCAGGCGGGAGCACAGACCCGGGCTTCTGCCATCCTGCATGGTTTGTGGCTGCTGGCGTTCGTTGTGGTATTGAGCAGTGTGCTGCAGCAGATTCCGGTGGCGAGCCTGGCTGGGGTGCTGGTGTTCACAGGTATCAAGCTGGTGGACTTCAAGGCGTTCCGTGGCCTGGGACGGTATGGCCGGATGCCGATGTTCACTTATGCGGCCACCGCACTCGCGATCATCTTCACTGACCTGCTGACCGGTGTGCTGCTGGGCTTCGCCCTCACCTTGCTGAAGCTGGCACTGCAGGCAGCGCGATTGAAGATCAACCTGATCAGCCTGGACAAGCCTCGGCACATGGAACTGCGGCTCAGTGGTGCAGCCACATTCCTCAAGGTGCCTGCGCTGACCCAGGTGCTGGACAAGGTACCTGCCGGCACGCAACTGCACGTGCCGTTGACCAACCTCCATTACATCGACCATTCCGTACTGGAAATGCTGGAAGACTGGGGGCGCGCCCAACGCAGTGTCGGGTCGCGCCTGCTCATCGAGCAACGTGGGTTCAAGCGCAGGATAGAGGGGCGTGTGCGTACCGCGGCAGAGTGCTGA
- the coxB gene encoding cytochrome c oxidase subunit II, with product MMRHPHVWMGLLLWSVFGQANAAWTVNMAPGATEVSNAVFDLHMTIFWICVIIGIVVFGAMFWSMVLHRRSTGQQAAHFHEHTWVEILWTVVPFLILVAMAIPATKTLIDIYDASESDIDIQVTGYQWKWHYKYLGQDVEFFSNLATPADQIHNKSPKDEHYLLEVDQPLVLPVGAKVRFLVTAADVIHSWWVPAFAVKRDAIPGFVNEAWTRIEKPGIYRGQCTELCGKDHGFMPVVVEVKSKADYDTWLGERKAEAAKLKELTSKEWTLQELVERGDKVYHTTCVACHQAEGQGLPPMFPALKGSKVATGPKEEHLSVVFHGRPGTAMAAFGKQLSEVDIAAVVTYERNAWGNNKGDMVTPKDVLALKQAEAK from the coding sequence ATGATGCGACATCCACATGTCTGGATGGGCCTTCTGTTGTGGTCGGTTTTCGGTCAGGCCAACGCCGCCTGGACCGTGAACATGGCGCCAGGGGCGACGGAAGTCTCCAACGCCGTGTTCGACCTGCACATGACCATCTTCTGGATCTGCGTGATCATCGGCATCGTGGTGTTCGGCGCGATGTTCTGGTCGATGGTCCTCCACCGCCGCTCCACCGGCCAGCAGGCCGCGCATTTCCACGAGCACACCTGGGTGGAAATTCTCTGGACCGTGGTCCCGTTCCTAATTCTGGTGGCTATGGCCATCCCCGCCACCAAGACCCTGATCGACATCTACGACGCCAGTGAGTCGGACATCGACATCCAGGTCACAGGCTACCAGTGGAAGTGGCATTACAAGTACCTGGGCCAGGACGTGGAATTCTTCAGCAACCTGGCCACGCCCGCCGACCAGATTCACAACAAGTCACCCAAGGACGAGCACTACCTTCTGGAGGTCGACCAGCCGCTGGTGCTGCCGGTGGGGGCGAAGGTGCGCTTCCTGGTGACTGCCGCCGACGTGATCCATTCCTGGTGGGTGCCAGCCTTTGCGGTCAAGCGTGACGCCATCCCCGGGTTCGTCAACGAAGCCTGGACGCGCATCGAGAAACCCGGCATCTACCGCGGCCAGTGCACCGAGTTGTGTGGCAAGGACCACGGCTTCATGCCGGTGGTGGTCGAGGTCAAGTCCAAGGCCGACTACGACACCTGGCTCGGTGAACGCAAGGCAGAGGCGGCCAAGCTCAAGGAGCTGACCAGCAAAGAATGGACCCTGCAGGAACTGGTCGAGCGTGGCGACAAGGTCTACCACACCACCTGTGTGGCCTGTCACCAAGCCGAAGGCCAGGGCCTGCCGCCGATGTTCCCAGCGCTCAAAGGCTCGAAGGTGGCGACCGGGCCGAAGGAAGAGCATTTGAGCGTGGTCTTCCATGGCCGCCCGGGCACGGCGATGGCCGCGTTCGGCAAGCAGCTCTCGGAAGTGGACATCGCCGCGGTGGTCACCTACGAGCGCAACGCCTGGGGCAACAACAAGGGCGACATGGTGACGCCGAAGGATGTGCTGGCGCTCAAGCAGGCAGAAGCGAAATGA
- the ctaD gene encoding cytochrome c oxidase subunit I: MSAVIDDHAHGHEHAHGPAKGLMRWVLTTNHKDIGTMYLWFSFMMFLLGGSFAMVIRAELFQPGLQIVEPAFFNQMTTMHGLIMVFGAVMPAFVGLANWMIPLMIGAPDMALPRMNNFSFWLLPAAFLLLVSTLFTPGGGPNFGWTFYAPLSTTYAPASVTFFIFAIHLMGISSIMGAINVIATILNLRAPGMTLMKMPLFVWTWLITAFLLIAVMPVLAGVVTMMLMDIHFGTSFFSAAGGGDPVLFQHVFWFFGHPEVYIMILPAFGAVSSIIPAFSRKPLFGYTSMVYATGAIAFLSFIVWAHHMFVVGIPVVGELFFMYATMLIAVPTGVKVFNWVSTMWEGSLTFETPMLFAIAFVILFTIGGFSGLMLAIAPADFQYHDTYFVVAHFHYVLVPGAIFGIFASAYYWLPKWTGHMYDETLGKLHFWLSFIGMNMAFFPMHFVGLAGMPRRIPDYNLQFADFNMVSSIGAFMFGATQIFFLFIVIKCIRGGAPAPAKPWDGAEGLEWSIPSPAPYHTFQTPPEVK, translated from the coding sequence ATGAGTGCAGTGATCGACGACCACGCCCACGGCCATGAGCATGCGCATGGCCCCGCCAAAGGCCTGATGCGCTGGGTGCTGACCACCAACCACAAGGACATCGGCACGATGTACCTGTGGTTCAGCTTCATGATGTTCCTGCTCGGCGGCTCGTTCGCCATGGTGATACGCGCCGAGCTGTTCCAGCCCGGGCTGCAGATCGTGGAGCCGGCGTTCTTCAACCAGATGACCACCATGCATGGCCTGATCATGGTGTTCGGTGCGGTGATGCCGGCCTTCGTCGGCCTGGCCAACTGGATGATCCCGCTGATGATCGGGGCACCGGACATGGCCTTGCCGCGGATGAACAACTTCAGCTTCTGGCTATTGCCGGCGGCGTTTCTGCTGCTGGTCTCGACCCTGTTCACCCCGGGCGGCGGGCCGAACTTCGGTTGGACCTTCTACGCCCCGCTGTCGACCACCTACGCCCCGGCCAGCGTGACCTTCTTCATCTTCGCCATCCACCTCATGGGCATCAGCTCGATCATGGGTGCGATCAACGTGATCGCTACCATCCTCAACCTGCGCGCGCCCGGCATGACCCTGATGAAAATGCCCCTGTTCGTCTGGACCTGGCTGATTACCGCATTCCTGCTGATTGCGGTGATGCCGGTGCTGGCGGGCGTGGTGACCATGATGCTGATGGACATCCACTTCGGCACCAGCTTCTTCAGCGCCGCCGGGGGCGGTGACCCGGTACTGTTCCAGCACGTGTTCTGGTTCTTCGGCCATCCCGAGGTGTACATCATGATCCTGCCGGCCTTCGGTGCGGTCAGTTCGATCATCCCGGCGTTCTCGCGCAAGCCGCTGTTCGGCTACACCTCGATGGTCTATGCCACCGGAGCGATTGCCTTCCTGTCGTTCATCGTCTGGGCTCACCACATGTTCGTGGTCGGCATCCCGGTGGTCGGCGAACTGTTCTTCATGTATGCCACCATGCTGATCGCCGTACCCACTGGGGTGAAGGTGTTCAACTGGGTCAGCACCATGTGGGAAGGTTCGCTGACCTTCGAGACGCCGATGCTGTTCGCCATCGCCTTCGTCATCCTGTTCACCATCGGTGGCTTCTCGGGGCTGATGCTGGCAATCGCTCCGGCCGACTTCCAGTACCACGACACCTACTTCGTGGTGGCGCATTTCCACTACGTGCTGGTGCCGGGGGCGATCTTCGGCATCTTCGCCTCGGCCTATTACTGGCTGCCGAAGTGGACCGGGCACATGTATGACGAAACCCTTGGCAAGCTGCACTTCTGGCTGTCGTTCATCGGTATGAACATGGCCTTCTTCCCCATGCATTTCGTTGGCCTGGCCGGCATGCCGCGGCGGATTCCGGACTATAACCTGCAGTTCGCCGACTTCAACATGGTGTCGTCGATCGGTGCCTTCATGTTCGGCGCCACGCAGATCTTCTTCCTGTTCATCGTCATCAAGTGCATCCGCGGTGGCGCGCCGGCACCCGCCAAGCCCTGGGATGGCGCCGAGGGCCTGGAGTGGTCGATCCCCTCGCCTGCGCCTTACCACACCTTCCAGACACCCCCGGAAGTGAAATAG
- a CDS encoding cytochrome c oxidase assembly protein, protein MNGQPLKRLVLRLLMLTVVMFAFGFALVPIYDVMCKAFGINGKTGGQYEGSQVSDITRSVRVQFMSTNASDMVWDFYSTADQLEVNPGAVNQMIFIAHNPTDRPMSAQAIPSITPAEAAAYFHKTECFCFTQQVLQPGERIEMPVRFIVDRDLPASVKHLTLAYTLFDITARHPPVAHIAAQDVQGAR, encoded by the coding sequence ATGAACGGCCAACCGCTAAAACGTCTGGTTCTGCGCCTTCTGATGCTGACGGTAGTGATGTTCGCCTTCGGCTTCGCCCTGGTGCCGATCTACGACGTGATGTGCAAGGCCTTCGGCATCAATGGCAAGACCGGCGGGCAGTACGAGGGCAGCCAGGTCAGCGACATCACGCGTTCGGTGCGGGTGCAGTTCATGTCGACCAATGCCAGCGACATGGTCTGGGACTTCTACTCCACCGCCGACCAGCTCGAGGTCAACCCGGGTGCGGTCAATCAGATGATCTTCATCGCCCACAACCCGACCGACCGGCCCATGAGCGCCCAGGCCATCCCCAGCATCACCCCGGCCGAGGCGGCAGCGTACTTTCACAAGACCGAGTGCTTCTGCTTTACCCAGCAGGTGCTGCAGCCCGGCGAACGCATCGAGATGCCGGTGCGCTTCATCGTCGACCGCGACCTGCCGGCCAGCGTGAAGCACCTGACACTGGCCTACACCTTGTTCGACATCACCGCTCGCCACCCGCCGGTCGCCCACATCGCGGCGCAGGACGTCCAGGGCGCCCGTTAA
- a CDS encoding cytochrome c oxidase subunit 3, with the protein MASHEHYYVPAQSKWPIIATIGMFITVFGLGTWFNDLKAGHPDSHGPLIFFVGALFLAYMLFGWFGSVVRESRAGLYSPQLDRSFRWGMSWFIFSEVMFFMAFFGALFYVRVLAGPWLGGEGAKGVAHMLWPSFEFTWPLLHTPDPKLFPPPKEVIDPWHLPLINTILLVSSSVTITIAHHALRRDHRGALKLWMALTIVLGISFIILQAYEYHEAYTKLGLTLGSGIYGATFFMLTGFHGAHVTLGTIILIVMFVRILRGHFNPEKHFGFEAASWYWHFVDVVWVGLFIFVYVL; encoded by the coding sequence ATGGCAAGTCATGAGCACTACTATGTTCCGGCGCAGAGCAAGTGGCCGATCATCGCCACCATCGGCATGTTCATCACGGTGTTCGGCCTGGGCACCTGGTTCAATGACCTCAAGGCGGGCCACCCCGACTCCCACGGGCCGCTTATCTTCTTCGTCGGCGCGCTGTTCCTGGCCTATATGCTGTTCGGCTGGTTCGGCTCGGTGGTCCGGGAAAGCCGTGCTGGGCTCTATAGCCCGCAGCTGGATCGATCGTTCCGCTGGGGCATGAGCTGGTTCATCTTTTCCGAAGTGATGTTCTTCATGGCCTTTTTCGGCGCGCTGTTCTATGTGCGCGTGCTGGCCGGGCCGTGGCTCGGTGGCGAGGGTGCCAAGGGGGTCGCGCACATGCTCTGGCCCAGCTTCGAGTTCACCTGGCCGTTGCTGCACACCCCAGACCCGAAACTGTTCCCGCCGCCCAAGGAAGTCATCGACCCCTGGCACCTGCCGCTGATCAACACCATCCTGCTGGTCAGTTCGAGCGTGACCATCACCATCGCCCACCATGCCCTGCGGCGTGACCATCGCGGTGCCTTGAAGCTGTGGATGGCGCTGACCATTGTGCTGGGTATCAGCTTCATCATCCTGCAGGCCTACGAGTACCACGAGGCCTACACCAAGCTGGGGCTGACTCTGGGTTCGGGGATCTATGGCGCGACCTTCTTCATGCTCACCGGCTTCCACGGTGCCCACGTGACGCTGGGCACCATCATCCTGATCGTCATGTTCGTGCGCATCCTGCGCGGGCATTTCAACCCTGAGAAACACTTCGGCTTCGAAGCGGCAAGCTGGTACTGGCACTTCGTCGATGTGGTGTGGGTGGGGCTGTTCATCTTTGTATATGTGCTCTAG
- a CDS encoding twin transmembrane helix small protein, producing the protein MLKAAIVLMLLATVASLFSGLVFLVKDDENSTRLLKALTVRVTLASLTIGLVAYGFISGQLVSHAPF; encoded by the coding sequence ATGCTCAAGGCCGCGATTGTCCTGATGCTGTTGGCCACGGTTGCCAGCCTGTTCAGTGGCCTGGTGTTTCTGGTCAAGGACGATGAAAACTCGACCCGCCTACTCAAGGCATTGACCGTGCGGGTCACCCTGGCCAGCCTGACCATCGGGCTGGTGGCATATGGGTTCATCAGTGGCCAGCTTGTATCTCATGCTCCCTTCTGA
- a CDS encoding SURF1 family protein, which produces MRPFRPGWIPTLVVLALLPGLIALGCWQLGRAEEKRALLDTYAQRNADAPLATSMLLQGDDTAFRRVHLYGRFDAEHSLLLDNRMRDGQAGVELLQPFHDQPSGLWLLINRGWLAWPDRRVPVHFDTPAQALALDASVYVEPGRTFQLRPDPEGGQWPHLLTAIHPEQLWQQLGREGFAHELRLEPGPASYRLDWPVVALGPEKHLGYAVQWFALATALVLLYLYFGWHNRKKENHHGRRHHSTGSA; this is translated from the coding sequence ATGAGGCCTTTTCGCCCCGGCTGGATACCAACCCTGGTGGTGCTTGCGCTGCTGCCGGGGTTGATTGCACTGGGCTGCTGGCAACTCGGCCGGGCCGAAGAAAAGCGCGCACTTCTGGATACCTATGCCCAGCGCAATGCTGATGCGCCGCTGGCCACCTCCATGCTGCTGCAAGGTGACGACACAGCCTTTCGCCGGGTCCACCTCTACGGCCGCTTCGATGCCGAGCACAGCCTACTGCTGGACAACCGCATGCGTGACGGCCAGGCCGGTGTCGAGCTGCTGCAACCCTTCCACGATCAGCCGAGCGGCTTGTGGCTGCTGATCAACCGCGGCTGGCTGGCATGGCCGGACCGCCGCGTGCCGGTGCATTTCGACACCCCGGCCCAGGCACTGGCCCTGGATGCCTCGGTGTACGTGGAGCCCGGCCGTACCTTCCAGCTACGGCCCGACCCGGAGGGCGGGCAGTGGCCGCACCTGCTGACGGCCATCCACCCTGAACAGCTATGGCAACAGCTGGGCCGCGAAGGTTTTGCCCATGAACTTCGCCTGGAACCTGGCCCGGCCAGCTATCGCCTGGACTGGCCGGTAGTTGCCTTGGGCCCGGAGAAACACCTGGGCTATGCCGTGCAGTGGTTCGCCCTGGCCACGGCGCTGGTGCTGCTCTACCTCTACTTCGGCTGGCACAACAGGAAAAAGGAGAATCACCATGGCCGCCGCCACCACTCCACTGGAAGTGCCTGA
- a CDS encoding COX15/CtaA family protein — translation MARPGFRLAVFATLLALLVVLLGAYTRLTHAGLGCPDWPGCYGFISVPKTDAQLAHAELHFPEHPVEEAKGWAEMVHRYFAGTLAVVIALLAFQALRRHAREGQPYRLPVLLLGVVLAQAAFGMWTVTLKLWPQVVTAHLLGGFTTLSLLFLLSLRLSRAFAPLPKLPLSLRRIAALALLVVIGQIALGGWVSANYAAVACIDLPTCHGQWWPAADFSNGFHLTQHVGPNYLGGQLDSDARTAIHISHRLGALIVTTVLLMLSWKLHRCGLPGLSRLVLCALAVQVGLGISNVLLHLPLAVAVAHNAGGALLLLSMVLVNYRIRVVDKVRVGIGQGWRLRPVAGVAISQHMRNGSWRRF, via the coding sequence ATGGCCAGACCTGGATTTCGCCTCGCTGTGTTCGCCACCCTGCTGGCCCTGCTGGTCGTCTTGCTCGGGGCCTACACCCGCCTGACCCACGCTGGCCTTGGCTGCCCCGACTGGCCGGGTTGCTATGGCTTCATCAGCGTACCCAAGACCGACGCCCAGCTGGCCCATGCCGAATTGCACTTCCCCGAGCACCCGGTGGAAGAAGCCAAGGGCTGGGCCGAGATGGTCCATCGCTACTTCGCCGGCACGCTTGCCGTGGTGATCGCCCTGCTGGCCTTCCAGGCGTTGCGGCGCCATGCCCGTGAAGGCCAGCCATATCGACTGCCGGTGCTGTTGCTGGGGGTGGTACTGGCCCAGGCGGCTTTCGGCATGTGGACGGTGACGCTGAAGCTGTGGCCGCAGGTGGTGACCGCCCACCTGCTCGGCGGCTTCACCACCCTGAGCCTCTTGTTCCTGCTATCGCTACGTCTATCCCGGGCCTTTGCGCCTTTGCCGAAACTGCCCTTGAGCTTGCGGCGAATAGCAGCCCTGGCACTGCTGGTGGTGATCGGCCAGATCGCCCTGGGCGGTTGGGTCAGCGCCAACTACGCGGCCGTTGCCTGCATCGACCTGCCCACCTGTCATGGCCAGTGGTGGCCGGCGGCAGACTTCAGCAACGGCTTTCACCTGACCCAGCACGTCGGCCCCAACTACCTGGGCGGGCAACTGGACAGCGACGCGCGCACAGCCATCCATATCAGCCACCGCCTGGGCGCGTTGATAGTCACCACCGTGCTGCTGATGCTCAGTTGGAAGCTGCACCGCTGTGGCCTGCCAGGCCTTTCGCGGCTGGTGCTGTGTGCCCTGGCGGTGCAGGTGGGGCTGGGCATCAGCAACGTGCTGTTGCACCTGCCGTTGGCCGTGGCCGTGGCGCACAACGCAGGGGGTGCGCTGCTTCTGTTGAGCATGGTGCTGGTCAACTACCGCATCCGCGTGGTCGACAAGGTGCGCGTCGGCATCGGCCAGGGCTGGCGCCTTCGGCCTGTCGCTGGCGTGGCCATCTCCCAACACATGAGGAATGGCTCGTGGCGACGCTTCTGA